A genomic segment from Glycine soja cultivar W05 chromosome 18, ASM419377v2, whole genome shotgun sequence encodes:
- the LOC114394641 gene encoding NADPH-dependent diflavin oxidoreductase 1 isoform X3 has protein sequence MVLKHCENVGEVGTGQYDNDLFVAKKLDKRLMDLGGTTIVERGLGDDQHPSGYEASLDPWLSSLWRMLNMVKPEFLPNGPDVVIQDTVLIDQPKVRITYHNIANDESHFSSASDLTCLNMQIGSARSMHPGKSSSDRSRPGCFLKMVKNLPLTRSNCGKDVRHFEFEFVSHVLKYETGDVLEVLPGQDSAAVDAFIRRCNLDPDSFITVSLREMDDHNTHDSRIPVKLRTFVEFSMDVASASPRRYLFEVMSFFATAEHERERLKYFASPEGRDDLYQYNQKERRTVLEVLEDFPSVQMPFEWLVQLVPPLKPRAFSISSSQSAHPNQVHLTVNVVSWTTPYKRKKKGLCSSWLAALDPCDVGIHVPTWFHKGLLPTPSPSLPLILVGPGTGCAPFRGFIEERALQSRTNSTAPIIFFFGCWNEDGDFLYRDFWLSHSQNKGVLSEAKGGGFYVAFSRDQPQKVYVQHKMREQSQRIWNLLAEGAAVYIAGSSTKMPADVTSAFEEIVSYENEVSAEDAVRWIRALEKCGKFHIEAWS, from the exons ATGGTGCTGAAACATTGTGAGAATGTGGGCGAAGTAGGCACTGGACAATATGATAATGACCTA TTTGTTGCAAAGAAGCTAGACAAAAGATTAATGGACCTCGGAGGAACAACTATTGTAGAAAGAGGCTTGGGAGATGATCAACACCCTTCAGG CTACGAAGCTTCTCTGGATCCATGGCTGTCTTCTTTGTGGAGAATGTTAAACATGGTTAAACCAGAATTCTTACCAAATGGTCCTGATGTTGTGATTCAAGATACAGTATTGATTGATCAACCCAAAGTCCGGATCACATATCACAACATTGCAAATGACGAGTCACATTTTTCTAGTGCCTCGG ATTTAACATGTCTTAATATGCAAATTGGGAGCGCTCGATCAATGCACCCTGGAAAATCATCTTCCGACAGAAGTAGGCCTGGTTGCTTTCTTAAGATG GTAAAGAATCTTCCTTTGACCAGATCAAACTGTGGAAAAGATGTTcgtcattttgaatttgaatttgtttcaCAT GTTCTTAAATATGAGACTGGTGATGTCCTTGAAGTTCTACCTGGTCAAGATTCTGCTGCAGTTGATGCTTTCATACGACGTTGTAATTTGGATCCTGATTCATTCATCACT GTTAGTCTAAGAGAAATGGATGATCACAATACACATGACTCTAGAATCCCTGTAAAATTAAGAACTTTTGTGGAATTTTCAATGGATGTAGCTTCAGCTTCCCCACGGCGCTATTTATTTGAG GTTATGAGTTTCTTTGCAACAGCAGAacatgagagagagagacttaAATATTTTGCTTCACCTGAAGGAAGGGATGACCTGTACCAATATAaccagaaagaaagaagaactGTTCTTGAG GTGTtagaggattttccttctgtaCAAATGCCATTTGAGTGGTTAGTCCAATTGGTTCCACCTCTGAAACCTAGAGCATTCTCCATATCTTCTTCTCAATCAGCTCACCCCAATCAAGTACACTTGACTGTGAATGTGGTGTCTTGGACAACACCttacaagaggaaaaaaaaaggactaTGCTCGTCGTGGCTAGCTGCATTAGATCCCTGTGATG taGGTATCCATGTTCCAACCTGGTTCCATAAAGGTTTACTTCCGACACCATCACCGTCACTCCCCCTCATACTTGTTGGACCTGGAACAGGATGTGCACCTTTTCGTGGATTTATAGAGGAAAGAGCATTGCAAAGTAGAACTAATTCCACTGctccaattatttttttctttggttgttGGAATGAAGACGGTGACTTTCTGTATCGTGATTTTTGGTTGAGTCATTCACAGAACAAAGGGGTGCTTTCAGAAGCAAAGGGTGGCGGTTTCTATGTTGCTTTCTCTAGAGACCAGCCGCAGAAGGTTTATGTTCAACATAAGATGAGGGAGCAGAGCCAAAGGATCTGGAACCTATTAGCTGAGGGGGCTGCAGTTTATATAGCAGGTTCTTCAACTAAAATGCCTGCAGATGTAACATCAGCTTTTGAGGAAATTGTATCCTACGAAAATGAGGTTTCAGCAGAAGATGCAGTTAGGTGGATTAGAGCATTAGAAAAGTGTGGTAAATTTCATATTGAGGCATGGTCTTAG
- the LOC114394641 gene encoding NADPH-dependent diflavin oxidoreductase 1 isoform X4, with amino-acid sequence MDLGGTTIVERGLGDDQHPSGYEASLDPWLSSLWRMLNMVKPEFLPNGPDVVIQDTVLIDQPKVRITYHNIANDESHFSSASDLTCLNMQIGSARSMHPGKSSSDRSRPGCFLKMVKNLPLTRSNCGKDVRHFEFEFVSHVLKYETGDVLEVLPGQDSAAVDAFIRRCNLDPDSFITVSLREMDDHNTHDSRIPVKLRTFVEFSMDVASASPRRYLFEVMSFFATAEHERERLKYFASPEGRDDLYQYNQKERRTVLEVLEDFPSVQMPFEWLVQLVPPLKPRAFSISSSQSAHPNQVHLTVNVVSWTTPYKRKKKGLCSSWLAALDPCDVGIHVPTWFHKGLLPTPSPSLPLILVGPGTGCAPFRGFIEERALQSRTNSTAPIIFFFGCWNEDGDFLYRDFWLSHSQNKGVLSEAKGGGFYVAFSRDQPQKVYVQHKMREQSQRIWNLLAEGAAVYIAGSSTKMPADVTSAFEEIVSYENEVSAEDAVRWIRALEKCGKFHIEAWS; translated from the exons ATGGACCTCGGAGGAACAACTATTGTAGAAAGAGGCTTGGGAGATGATCAACACCCTTCAGG CTACGAAGCTTCTCTGGATCCATGGCTGTCTTCTTTGTGGAGAATGTTAAACATGGTTAAACCAGAATTCTTACCAAATGGTCCTGATGTTGTGATTCAAGATACAGTATTGATTGATCAACCCAAAGTCCGGATCACATATCACAACATTGCAAATGACGAGTCACATTTTTCTAGTGCCTCGG ATTTAACATGTCTTAATATGCAAATTGGGAGCGCTCGATCAATGCACCCTGGAAAATCATCTTCCGACAGAAGTAGGCCTGGTTGCTTTCTTAAGATG GTAAAGAATCTTCCTTTGACCAGATCAAACTGTGGAAAAGATGTTcgtcattttgaatttgaatttgtttcaCAT GTTCTTAAATATGAGACTGGTGATGTCCTTGAAGTTCTACCTGGTCAAGATTCTGCTGCAGTTGATGCTTTCATACGACGTTGTAATTTGGATCCTGATTCATTCATCACT GTTAGTCTAAGAGAAATGGATGATCACAATACACATGACTCTAGAATCCCTGTAAAATTAAGAACTTTTGTGGAATTTTCAATGGATGTAGCTTCAGCTTCCCCACGGCGCTATTTATTTGAG GTTATGAGTTTCTTTGCAACAGCAGAacatgagagagagagacttaAATATTTTGCTTCACCTGAAGGAAGGGATGACCTGTACCAATATAaccagaaagaaagaagaactGTTCTTGAG GTGTtagaggattttccttctgtaCAAATGCCATTTGAGTGGTTAGTCCAATTGGTTCCACCTCTGAAACCTAGAGCATTCTCCATATCTTCTTCTCAATCAGCTCACCCCAATCAAGTACACTTGACTGTGAATGTGGTGTCTTGGACAACACCttacaagaggaaaaaaaaaggactaTGCTCGTCGTGGCTAGCTGCATTAGATCCCTGTGATG taGGTATCCATGTTCCAACCTGGTTCCATAAAGGTTTACTTCCGACACCATCACCGTCACTCCCCCTCATACTTGTTGGACCTGGAACAGGATGTGCACCTTTTCGTGGATTTATAGAGGAAAGAGCATTGCAAAGTAGAACTAATTCCACTGctccaattatttttttctttggttgttGGAATGAAGACGGTGACTTTCTGTATCGTGATTTTTGGTTGAGTCATTCACAGAACAAAGGGGTGCTTTCAGAAGCAAAGGGTGGCGGTTTCTATGTTGCTTTCTCTAGAGACCAGCCGCAGAAGGTTTATGTTCAACATAAGATGAGGGAGCAGAGCCAAAGGATCTGGAACCTATTAGCTGAGGGGGCTGCAGTTTATATAGCAGGTTCTTCAACTAAAATGCCTGCAGATGTAACATCAGCTTTTGAGGAAATTGTATCCTACGAAAATGAGGTTTCAGCAGAAGATGCAGTTAGGTGGATTAGAGCATTAGAAAAGTGTGGTAAATTTCATATTGAGGCATGGTCTTAG
- the LOC114394641 gene encoding NADPH-dependent diflavin oxidoreductase 1 isoform X2, whose translation MKGMRKLLILYASQTGNALDAAERLSREAERRACPFNLLSVDQYDPSLLPQEEAVIFVVSTTGQGDTPDSMKVFWRYLLQRNLGQRWLSGVLYAVFGLGDSSYQKYNFVAKKLDKRLMDLGGTTIVERGLGDDQHPSGYEASLDPWLSSLWRMLNMVKPEFLPNGPDVVIQDTVLIDQPKVRITYHNIANDESHFSSASDLTCLNMQIGSARSMHPGKSSSDRSRPGCFLKMVKNLPLTRSNCGKDVRHFEFEFVSHVLKYETGDVLEVLPGQDSAAVDAFIRRCNLDPDSFITVSLREMDDHNTHDSRIPVKLRTFVEFSMDVASASPRRYLFEVMSFFATAEHERERLKYFASPEGRDDLYQYNQKERRTVLEVLEDFPSVQMPFEWLVQLVPPLKPRAFSISSSQSAHPNQVHLTVNVVSWTTPYKRKKKGLCSSWLAALDPCDGIHVPTWFHKGLLPTPSPSLPLILVGPGTGCAPFRGFIEERALQSRTNSTAPIIFFFGCWNEDGDFLYRDFWLSHSQNKGVLSEAKGGGFYVAFSRDQPQKVYVQHKMREQSQRIWNLLAEGAAVYIAGSSTKMPADVTSAFEEIVSYENEVSAEDAVRWIRALEKCGKFHIEAWS comes from the exons ATGAAAGGCATGCGTAAACTGCTCATACTTTATGCCTCTCAGACCGGCAATGCATTGGACGCAGCTGAACGACTTTCTCGCGAAGCTGAACGGAGAGCCTGCCCCTTCAACCTTCTCTCTGTAGACCAATATGATCCT AGTTTGTTACCACAGGAGGAGGCTGTCATTTTTGTGGTTTCTACCACTGGCCAAGGTGATACACCCGATTCCATGAag GTATTTTGGAGATATCTTCTTCAGAGAAACCTAGGTCAGCGTTGGCTGAGTGGGGTTCTCTATGCGGTTTTCGGCTTGGGTGATTCTAGTTATCAGAAGtacaat TTTGTTGCAAAGAAGCTAGACAAAAGATTAATGGACCTCGGAGGAACAACTATTGTAGAAAGAGGCTTGGGAGATGATCAACACCCTTCAGG CTACGAAGCTTCTCTGGATCCATGGCTGTCTTCTTTGTGGAGAATGTTAAACATGGTTAAACCAGAATTCTTACCAAATGGTCCTGATGTTGTGATTCAAGATACAGTATTGATTGATCAACCCAAAGTCCGGATCACATATCACAACATTGCAAATGACGAGTCACATTTTTCTAGTGCCTCGG ATTTAACATGTCTTAATATGCAAATTGGGAGCGCTCGATCAATGCACCCTGGAAAATCATCTTCCGACAGAAGTAGGCCTGGTTGCTTTCTTAAGATG GTAAAGAATCTTCCTTTGACCAGATCAAACTGTGGAAAAGATGTTcgtcattttgaatttgaatttgtttcaCAT GTTCTTAAATATGAGACTGGTGATGTCCTTGAAGTTCTACCTGGTCAAGATTCTGCTGCAGTTGATGCTTTCATACGACGTTGTAATTTGGATCCTGATTCATTCATCACT GTTAGTCTAAGAGAAATGGATGATCACAATACACATGACTCTAGAATCCCTGTAAAATTAAGAACTTTTGTGGAATTTTCAATGGATGTAGCTTCAGCTTCCCCACGGCGCTATTTATTTGAG GTTATGAGTTTCTTTGCAACAGCAGAacatgagagagagagacttaAATATTTTGCTTCACCTGAAGGAAGGGATGACCTGTACCAATATAaccagaaagaaagaagaactGTTCTTGAG GTGTtagaggattttccttctgtaCAAATGCCATTTGAGTGGTTAGTCCAATTGGTTCCACCTCTGAAACCTAGAGCATTCTCCATATCTTCTTCTCAATCAGCTCACCCCAATCAAGTACACTTGACTGTGAATGTGGTGTCTTGGACAACACCttacaagaggaaaaaaaaaggactaTGCTCGTCGTGGCTAGCTGCATTAGATCCCTGTGATG GTATCCATGTTCCAACCTGGTTCCATAAAGGTTTACTTCCGACACCATCACCGTCACTCCCCCTCATACTTGTTGGACCTGGAACAGGATGTGCACCTTTTCGTGGATTTATAGAGGAAAGAGCATTGCAAAGTAGAACTAATTCCACTGctccaattatttttttctttggttgttGGAATGAAGACGGTGACTTTCTGTATCGTGATTTTTGGTTGAGTCATTCACAGAACAAAGGGGTGCTTTCAGAAGCAAAGGGTGGCGGTTTCTATGTTGCTTTCTCTAGAGACCAGCCGCAGAAGGTTTATGTTCAACATAAGATGAGGGAGCAGAGCCAAAGGATCTGGAACCTATTAGCTGAGGGGGCTGCAGTTTATATAGCAGGTTCTTCAACTAAAATGCCTGCAGATGTAACATCAGCTTTTGAGGAAATTGTATCCTACGAAAATGAGGTTTCAGCAGAAGATGCAGTTAGGTGGATTAGAGCATTAGAAAAGTGTGGTAAATTTCATATTGAGGCATGGTCTTAG
- the LOC114394641 gene encoding NADPH-dependent diflavin oxidoreductase 1 isoform X1, giving the protein MKGMRKLLILYASQTGNALDAAERLSREAERRACPFNLLSVDQYDPSLLPQEEAVIFVVSTTGQGDTPDSMKVFWRYLLQRNLGQRWLSGVLYAVFGLGDSSYQKYNFVAKKLDKRLMDLGGTTIVERGLGDDQHPSGYEASLDPWLSSLWRMLNMVKPEFLPNGPDVVIQDTVLIDQPKVRITYHNIANDESHFSSASDLTCLNMQIGSARSMHPGKSSSDRSRPGCFLKMVKNLPLTRSNCGKDVRHFEFEFVSHVLKYETGDVLEVLPGQDSAAVDAFIRRCNLDPDSFITVSLREMDDHNTHDSRIPVKLRTFVEFSMDVASASPRRYLFEVMSFFATAEHERERLKYFASPEGRDDLYQYNQKERRTVLEVLEDFPSVQMPFEWLVQLVPPLKPRAFSISSSQSAHPNQVHLTVNVVSWTTPYKRKKKGLCSSWLAALDPCDVGIHVPTWFHKGLLPTPSPSLPLILVGPGTGCAPFRGFIEERALQSRTNSTAPIIFFFGCWNEDGDFLYRDFWLSHSQNKGVLSEAKGGGFYVAFSRDQPQKVYVQHKMREQSQRIWNLLAEGAAVYIAGSSTKMPADVTSAFEEIVSYENEVSAEDAVRWIRALEKCGKFHIEAWS; this is encoded by the exons ATGAAAGGCATGCGTAAACTGCTCATACTTTATGCCTCTCAGACCGGCAATGCATTGGACGCAGCTGAACGACTTTCTCGCGAAGCTGAACGGAGAGCCTGCCCCTTCAACCTTCTCTCTGTAGACCAATATGATCCT AGTTTGTTACCACAGGAGGAGGCTGTCATTTTTGTGGTTTCTACCACTGGCCAAGGTGATACACCCGATTCCATGAag GTATTTTGGAGATATCTTCTTCAGAGAAACCTAGGTCAGCGTTGGCTGAGTGGGGTTCTCTATGCGGTTTTCGGCTTGGGTGATTCTAGTTATCAGAAGtacaat TTTGTTGCAAAGAAGCTAGACAAAAGATTAATGGACCTCGGAGGAACAACTATTGTAGAAAGAGGCTTGGGAGATGATCAACACCCTTCAGG CTACGAAGCTTCTCTGGATCCATGGCTGTCTTCTTTGTGGAGAATGTTAAACATGGTTAAACCAGAATTCTTACCAAATGGTCCTGATGTTGTGATTCAAGATACAGTATTGATTGATCAACCCAAAGTCCGGATCACATATCACAACATTGCAAATGACGAGTCACATTTTTCTAGTGCCTCGG ATTTAACATGTCTTAATATGCAAATTGGGAGCGCTCGATCAATGCACCCTGGAAAATCATCTTCCGACAGAAGTAGGCCTGGTTGCTTTCTTAAGATG GTAAAGAATCTTCCTTTGACCAGATCAAACTGTGGAAAAGATGTTcgtcattttgaatttgaatttgtttcaCAT GTTCTTAAATATGAGACTGGTGATGTCCTTGAAGTTCTACCTGGTCAAGATTCTGCTGCAGTTGATGCTTTCATACGACGTTGTAATTTGGATCCTGATTCATTCATCACT GTTAGTCTAAGAGAAATGGATGATCACAATACACATGACTCTAGAATCCCTGTAAAATTAAGAACTTTTGTGGAATTTTCAATGGATGTAGCTTCAGCTTCCCCACGGCGCTATTTATTTGAG GTTATGAGTTTCTTTGCAACAGCAGAacatgagagagagagacttaAATATTTTGCTTCACCTGAAGGAAGGGATGACCTGTACCAATATAaccagaaagaaagaagaactGTTCTTGAG GTGTtagaggattttccttctgtaCAAATGCCATTTGAGTGGTTAGTCCAATTGGTTCCACCTCTGAAACCTAGAGCATTCTCCATATCTTCTTCTCAATCAGCTCACCCCAATCAAGTACACTTGACTGTGAATGTGGTGTCTTGGACAACACCttacaagaggaaaaaaaaaggactaTGCTCGTCGTGGCTAGCTGCATTAGATCCCTGTGATG taGGTATCCATGTTCCAACCTGGTTCCATAAAGGTTTACTTCCGACACCATCACCGTCACTCCCCCTCATACTTGTTGGACCTGGAACAGGATGTGCACCTTTTCGTGGATTTATAGAGGAAAGAGCATTGCAAAGTAGAACTAATTCCACTGctccaattatttttttctttggttgttGGAATGAAGACGGTGACTTTCTGTATCGTGATTTTTGGTTGAGTCATTCACAGAACAAAGGGGTGCTTTCAGAAGCAAAGGGTGGCGGTTTCTATGTTGCTTTCTCTAGAGACCAGCCGCAGAAGGTTTATGTTCAACATAAGATGAGGGAGCAGAGCCAAAGGATCTGGAACCTATTAGCTGAGGGGGCTGCAGTTTATATAGCAGGTTCTTCAACTAAAATGCCTGCAGATGTAACATCAGCTTTTGAGGAAATTGTATCCTACGAAAATGAGGTTTCAGCAGAAGATGCAGTTAGGTGGATTAGAGCATTAGAAAAGTGTGGTAAATTTCATATTGAGGCATGGTCTTAG